From Pseudomonas putida, one genomic window encodes:
- a CDS encoding ABC transporter ATP-binding protein, with protein sequence MLYRRFEQLIDIFRDAPSESPPTQVWPFYLYYLRQVWPSFLALLVVGLVASLIEVAMFSYLSRIIDLAQGTPNANFFSEHSGELIWMLVVILLLRPVFFGLHDLLVHQTINPGMTSLIRWQNHTYVLKQSLNFFQSDFAGRIAQRIMQTGNSLRDSAVQAVDALWHVLIYAITSLVLFAEADWRLMLPLLAWIASYVAALFYFVPRVKERSVISSDARSKLMGRIVDGYTNIATLKLFAHTDYEQQYAREAIREQTEKTQLASRVITSMDVVITSLNGLLVVATTGLALWLWSQSLITVGAIALATGLVIRIVNMSGWIMWVVNGIFENIGMVQDGLQTIAQPVTVTDKPKAAPLKVTRGAVRFDNVDFHYGKARNVIDGLNLDIRPGEKIGLIGPSGAGKSTLVNLLLRLYDVQGGRILIDGQDIAEVSQASLRAQIGMITQDTSLLHRSIRDNLLYGRPDASEQALHEAVRRARADEFIPQLSDAQGRTGFDAHVGERGVKLSGGQRQRIAIARVLLKNAPILIMDEATSALDSEVEAAIQESLETLMQGKTVIAIAHRLSTIARMDRLVVLDQGHIVESGSHSELLAQQGLYARLWHHQTGGFVGVD encoded by the coding sequence ATGCTGTACCGCCGTTTCGAACAACTGATCGATATTTTCCGCGATGCGCCCAGCGAGTCGCCGCCCACCCAGGTGTGGCCGTTCTACCTTTACTACCTACGCCAGGTGTGGCCGAGTTTTCTCGCCCTGCTGGTGGTCGGCCTGGTCGCCTCGCTGATCGAGGTGGCGATGTTCAGCTACCTGAGCCGCATCATCGACCTGGCCCAGGGCACGCCCAATGCCAACTTCTTCAGCGAGCACAGCGGTGAGCTGATCTGGATGCTGGTGGTGATCCTGCTGCTACGGCCGGTGTTTTTCGGTCTGCATGACCTGCTGGTGCACCAGACCATCAACCCGGGCATGACCAGCCTGATCCGCTGGCAAAACCACACCTATGTGCTCAAGCAGAGCCTGAACTTCTTCCAGAGCGACTTTGCCGGGCGTATCGCCCAGCGCATCATGCAGACCGGCAACTCCCTGCGCGACTCGGCAGTACAGGCGGTGGATGCGTTGTGGCATGTACTGATCTATGCGATCACCTCGCTGGTGCTGTTCGCCGAGGCCGACTGGCGCCTGATGCTGCCGTTACTGGCCTGGATTGCCAGCTATGTCGCCGCGCTGTTCTACTTCGTGCCACGGGTCAAGGAGCGCTCGGTGATCTCCTCCGATGCCCGCTCCAAGCTGATGGGGCGTATCGTCGACGGCTACACCAACATCGCCACCCTCAAGCTGTTCGCCCACACCGACTACGAGCAGCAGTACGCCCGCGAAGCGATTCGCGAGCAGACTGAAAAGACCCAGCTGGCGTCGCGGGTGATCACCAGCATGGACGTGGTCATCACCAGCCTTAACGGCTTGCTGGTGGTCGCCACCACCGGCCTGGCCCTTTGGCTGTGGAGCCAATCGCTGATCACCGTCGGCGCCATCGCCCTGGCCACCGGGCTGGTGATCCGTATCGTCAACATGTCGGGCTGGATCATGTGGGTGGTCAACGGCATCTTCGAGAACATCGGCATGGTGCAGGACGGCTTGCAGACCATCGCCCAGCCGGTCACTGTCACCGACAAACCCAAGGCAGCGCCGCTGAAAGTGACCCGTGGCGCGGTGCGCTTCGATAACGTCGACTTCCACTACGGCAAGGCTCGCAACGTGATCGACGGGCTGAACCTGGACATCCGCCCGGGCGAAAAGATCGGCCTGATCGGCCCCTCCGGCGCCGGCAAATCTACCTTGGTCAACCTGCTGCTGCGCCTTTACGACGTGCAGGGCGGGCGTATCCTGATCGACGGGCAGGACATCGCCGAGGTGAGCCAGGCCAGCCTGCGGGCGCAGATCGGCATGATCACCCAGGACACCTCACTGCTGCATCGCTCGATCCGCGACAACCTGTTGTACGGGCGCCCTGATGCCAGCGAGCAAGCGCTGCACGAAGCCGTGCGCCGGGCCCGTGCCGACGAATTCATTCCGCAGTTGTCGGATGCCCAAGGCCGCACGGGCTTCGACGCGCATGTGGGCGAGCGTGGGGTCAAGCTTTCCGGTGGCCAGCGCCAGCGCATCGCGATCGCGCGGGTGCTGCTCAAGAACGCGCCCATCCTGATCATGGACGAGGCCACTTCAGCGCTGGACTCTGAGGTGGAAGCGGCGATCCAGGAAAGCCTGGAAACCCTGATGCAAGGCAAGACGGTGATCGCCATCGCCCACCGCCTCTCGACCATTGCGCGGATGGACCGCCTGGTGGTGCTGGACCAGGGGCATATCGTCGAAAGTGGCAGCCACAGTGAACTGCTGGCCCAGCAAGGGTTGTATGCCAGGCTATGGCATCACCAGACGGGCGGCTTCGTCGGGGTGGATTGA
- a CDS encoding GNAT family N-acetyltransferase → MTSLYSLAHLRDLPAATWDALVPAGQPFLRHAFLSAMEDSGSVAPATGWAAEHLVLERDGQVRALLPAYRKWHSYGEYVFDHGWADACERAGIAYYPKLLGAVPFSPVSGPRLLSVDPADGLLVLQALPEYLSKAGLSGAHINFTDPGLDADMAGLPGWMERLGCQFHWRNRGYRDFQDFLDSLSSRKRKQMRKEREQVAGQGIDFRWYRGDELEEAQWDFIYLCYANTYAVRRRTPYLTREFFSLLAQRMPEALRVVMARQGGRNVAMALSLVGGDSLFGRYWGCLDEFDRLHFETCFYQGMDFAIAEGLQRFDAGAQGEHKLIRGFEPVLTRSWHYLLHPGLRRAVGDFLQQERAGVMGYAEQAREMLPYRRD, encoded by the coding sequence GTGACCAGCCTCTACAGCCTTGCCCATTTGCGTGACCTCCCTGCGGCGACCTGGGACGCCCTGGTGCCTGCCGGCCAGCCGTTCCTGCGCCATGCCTTCCTGAGCGCCATGGAGGACAGTGGCAGTGTCGCGCCAGCTACCGGCTGGGCGGCAGAACACCTGGTGCTGGAGCGTGACGGGCAGGTGCGTGCGCTGCTGCCGGCGTACCGCAAGTGGCACTCGTACGGTGAGTACGTGTTCGATCATGGTTGGGCCGACGCTTGTGAGCGTGCCGGTATTGCCTATTACCCCAAACTGCTCGGCGCCGTGCCGTTCAGCCCGGTCAGCGGCCCGCGCCTGCTCAGCGTCGACCCGGCCGATGGCCTGCTGGTGCTCCAGGCGTTGCCTGAGTATTTGAGCAAAGCCGGGCTATCCGGGGCTCACATCAACTTCACCGACCCTGGCCTGGATGCAGATATGGCCGGCTTGCCCGGCTGGATGGAGCGCCTGGGGTGCCAGTTCCACTGGCGCAACCGTGGCTACCGCGACTTTCAGGATTTTCTCGACAGCTTGAGTTCGCGCAAGCGCAAACAGATGCGCAAGGAACGTGAGCAGGTGGCGGGGCAGGGCATCGACTTCCGTTGGTACCGTGGCGATGAACTGGAAGAGGCCCAATGGGATTTCATCTACCTCTGCTACGCCAATACCTACGCCGTGCGTAGGCGTACGCCGTACCTGACCCGCGAATTCTTCAGCCTGCTGGCCCAGCGCATGCCCGAGGCCCTAAGGGTGGTGATGGCCCGTCAGGGCGGTCGCAATGTGGCCATGGCCCTGAGCCTGGTGGGTGGCGATAGCCTGTTTGGGCGCTATTGGGGCTGCCTGGATGAGTTCGACCGGCTGCACTTCGAGACCTGCTTCTACCAAGGCATGGACTTTGCGATTGCCGAAGGCTTGCAGCGCTTCGATGCCGGCGCGCAGGGCGAGCACAAGCTGATTCGTGGCTTCGAGCCGGTGCTGACCCGCTCCTGGCATTATCTGCTTCACCCAGGGCTGCGCAGGGCGGTGGGTGATTTCCTGCAGCAGGAGCGGGCAGGGGTCATGGGGTATGCCGAGCAGGCGCGTGAGATGTTGCCTTACCGCCGGGATTGA
- a CDS encoding putative porin, giving the protein MRLVSTLTGVSLTGMMLALSTPASAAVDAKLLEMLRANGSINQAQYNELQGDLAKETKEKADQKAQSERMSSFEQKVAWAAKTQVKGDVRLRYEDVNVDDPNSSSGNQDRQRVRARVGFYSEINPQVDAGIRIATGSSADRRSTNQSFDNYFDKKSLWVDLAYLDWHPTAIPNLHLIGGKMAQPWVSMGDIIWDGDINPEGVAATYKTDLGGAEVFASAGQYTLKDNVDGDGVQYKHDAQVYHGQLGAKFAPADVLKLTVGASIYGYDNDKEATILQSFGNTTNEFNLVEGFGQLDFTGLAIPLSAYGQYVKNTESTDGEDQAWLAGLKTKVGAWSLDYNYRDVQRNAVVSLFTDSDFGNGYTGSRGHKFKVGYEIDKNFSLGAAYLMAKTDLSQLPNSNADVDTLQVDLEAKF; this is encoded by the coding sequence ATGCGTCTTGTTTCTACACTTACCGGAGTGAGCCTTACCGGCATGATGCTGGCTCTGAGTACTCCGGCCAGTGCGGCTGTCGACGCCAAGCTGCTCGAAATGCTCCGCGCCAACGGCTCGATCAACCAGGCGCAGTACAACGAACTGCAAGGTGACCTGGCAAAAGAAACCAAGGAAAAGGCCGACCAGAAAGCTCAGTCTGAACGCATGAGCTCCTTCGAACAAAAAGTGGCATGGGCTGCCAAGACCCAGGTCAAAGGCGATGTGCGCCTGCGCTACGAAGACGTCAACGTCGACGACCCGAACAGCAGCAGCGGCAACCAGGACCGCCAGCGCGTCCGCGCCCGCGTCGGTTTCTACAGCGAGATCAACCCGCAAGTCGACGCTGGCATCCGCATCGCCACCGGCAGCAGCGCAGACCGCCGTTCGACCAACCAGAGCTTCGACAACTACTTCGACAAGAAATCGCTGTGGGTCGACCTGGCCTACCTCGACTGGCACCCCACCGCAATTCCGAACCTGCACCTGATCGGCGGCAAGATGGCACAGCCTTGGGTGAGCATGGGTGACATCATCTGGGACGGCGACATCAACCCGGAAGGCGTTGCCGCTACCTACAAGACCGACCTCGGCGGCGCCGAAGTCTTCGCCAGCGCGGGCCAGTACACGCTCAAGGACAACGTGGACGGTGACGGCGTGCAGTACAAGCACGACGCCCAGGTCTACCACGGCCAGTTGGGCGCCAAGTTCGCCCCCGCCGATGTACTCAAGCTCACCGTCGGCGCGAGCATCTATGGCTACGACAACGACAAGGAAGCGACCATCCTGCAGTCGTTCGGCAATACCACCAACGAGTTCAACCTGGTGGAAGGCTTCGGCCAGCTGGACTTCACCGGCCTCGCCATCCCATTGTCGGCGTATGGCCAGTACGTGAAGAACACCGAAAGCACCGACGGCGAAGACCAGGCCTGGCTGGCTGGCCTGAAGACCAAAGTCGGCGCCTGGAGCCTGGACTACAACTACCGCGATGTTCAGCGCAACGCCGTGGTCAGCCTGTTCACCGACTCCGACTTCGGCAACGGTTACACCGGCTCGCGCGGCCACAAGTTCAAGGTCGGTTATGAAATCGACAAGAACTTCTCGCTGGGCGCTGCCTACCTGATGGCCAAGACCGACCTGTCGCAGTTGCCCAACAGCAACGCCGATGTCGACACCCTGCAGGTGGACCTGGAAGCCAAGTTCTAA
- a CDS encoding beta-ketoacyl-ACP synthase III, with translation MHNVVISGTGLYTPAQSISNEELVESFNTWSQQFNRDNAAAIERGEIEAAPLSDAAFIEKASGIKSRFVMDKAGILDPQRMKPRLAERSNDEQSILCEMGVAAARQALERAGRTPADVDGVIVACSNLQRPYPAIAIEVQQALGIEGFAFDMNVACSSATFGIQTAANSVQLGQARALLVVSPEICTGHLNFRDRDSHFIFGDAATAVLVERADQATSAHQFDILGTKLQTSFSNNIRNNFGFLNRAAEEGIGTRDKLFVQEGRKVFKEVCPMVAELIGKHLGENGLQPSDVKRFWLHQANLSMNHLIVKKLLGREVAEEEAPVILDRYANTSSAGSVIAFHLYQDDLAKGSLGVLSSFGAGYSIGSVILRKR, from the coding sequence GTGCATAACGTCGTGATCAGCGGCACCGGCCTGTATACCCCGGCCCAGAGCATTTCCAACGAAGAACTGGTGGAATCTTTCAACACCTGGTCGCAACAGTTCAACCGCGACAACGCTGCCGCCATCGAGCGCGGCGAGATCGAGGCTGCGCCTCTTTCGGACGCCGCCTTTATCGAGAAGGCCTCGGGTATCAAGAGCCGCTTCGTCATGGACAAGGCCGGCATTCTCGACCCGCAGCGCATGAAGCCGAGGCTGGCGGAGCGTTCAAATGACGAGCAGTCGATCCTCTGCGAGATGGGCGTGGCCGCTGCCCGTCAGGCGCTCGAGCGCGCAGGGCGCACGCCTGCCGATGTCGACGGTGTGATCGTCGCCTGCTCCAACCTGCAGCGCCCGTACCCGGCCATCGCCATCGAAGTGCAGCAGGCGCTGGGTATTGAGGGCTTCGCCTTCGACATGAACGTGGCTTGCTCCTCGGCCACGTTCGGTATCCAGACCGCAGCCAACAGCGTGCAGTTGGGCCAGGCCCGTGCCTTGCTGGTGGTCAGCCCGGAAATCTGTACCGGGCACCTGAACTTCCGCGACCGCGACAGCCATTTCATTTTTGGTGACGCCGCCACCGCCGTGCTGGTCGAGCGTGCCGACCAGGCCACCTCGGCGCACCAGTTCGATATCCTCGGTACCAAGTTGCAGACCTCGTTCTCCAACAATATCCGCAACAACTTCGGCTTCCTCAACCGTGCTGCGGAAGAAGGTATCGGTACGCGGGACAAGTTGTTCGTGCAGGAAGGCCGCAAGGTATTCAAGGAAGTGTGCCCGATGGTCGCCGAGCTGATCGGCAAGCACCTGGGTGAGAACGGTCTGCAGCCTTCAGACGTCAAGCGCTTCTGGCTGCACCAGGCCAACCTGAGCATGAACCACCTGATCGTCAAGAAGCTGCTGGGGCGTGAGGTGGCCGAGGAAGAGGCTCCGGTGATTCTCGACCGTTATGCCAACACCAGCTCGGCGGGGTCGGTGATCGCCTTCCACCTGTACCAGGATGACTTGGCCAAGGGTTCGCTGGGCGTGTTGAGCTCATTTGGGGCAGGTTATTCGATTGGCAGTGTGATTCTGCGCAAACGCTGA
- the hrpA gene encoding ATP-dependent RNA helicase HrpA — protein sequence MTDHAIDKLLQNLDHAMIADRHRLRRQLHELRKRPDEAKLAQWVEKVQASCAQVTARQHSVPRIRYDDSLPIAAKRDEIKKALAENQVLVIAGETGSGKTTQLPKICLELGRGSHGLIAHTQPRRIAARSVAARVAEELGTPLGALVGYQVRFEDQSDANTLVKLMTDGILLAETQHDRFLERYDTIIVDEAHERSLNIDFLLGYLKTLLHRRPDLKLIITSATIDLERFSKHFDGAPIIEVSGRTYPVDTWYRPLTSEQDEEGNQVEEDLTVDQAILATLDEIAHHERGEGKGPGDVLVFLPGEREIRDAAEILRKAQLRHTEILPLYARLSPAEQQRIFQSHTGRRVVLATNVAETSLTVPGIRYVIDTGTARISRYSYRAKVQRLPIEAVSQASANQRKGRCGRVEPGICIRLYSEEDFNGRPAFTDPEILRTNLAAVILQMLHLRLGAIDAFPFIEPPDGKAISDGFNLLQELSAVNRENQLTPLGRQLARLPIDPRLGRMLLEGARQGSLQEVLIVTSALSVQDPRERPPERQQAADQAHAQWKDVDSDFAALVNLWRGFEEQRQALTANPLRNWCRKHFLNYLRLREWRDAHRQLSLICRDLQLTVNKEPSDYQKMHKAILSGLLSQIGHKTEDGDYQGARQRRFWVHPSSGIGRKRPQWVMAAELVETTKLYARMVAKIEPDWIEPLATHLVKKNHFEPHWEKKRGQVVAYEQITLYGLILVGRRPVHYGPIDPVTSRELFIREGLVGGEIQSRAKCLAANKRLLEELDELEAKARRRDILADEETLYAFYEARLPAEIHQTATFDSWYRMGSQKDASLLIMREEDVLAREASEVTAAQYPDSLQVGELRLPLSYHFEPGHPRDGVTVRVPAPLLPSLPGERLEWLVPGLLEAKCVALVRNLPKALRKNFVPVPDFVKASLARMTFGQGALPQALGQELLRMTGARVSDEAWAESVGLVEGHLRMNIEVVDGQGKFLGEGRDLAELTARFAAASQAALAVPREDKSAQPVQAKAFSEVKQTAQQKIAGLSMTVYPALVEESGSVREGRFSTQAEAEFQHRRALQRLLLQQLAEPAKFLRGKLPGLTELGLLYRELGRVEALVEDILLASLDSCILEGEATLPRDGAALAGLAERKRGSWAEHAERLARQTLEVLKLWHGLQKRFKGKIDLSQAVALNDIKQQLANLVYPGFVRETPGVWFKELPRYLKAVELRLEKLGSQVQKDRVWSGELANLWAQYKARADKHAQEGKRDAQLTLYRWLLEEYRVSLFAQQLGTKVPISDKRLSKQWSQVEA from the coding sequence ATGACTGACCACGCCATCGACAAACTGCTGCAAAACCTCGACCACGCCATGATTGCCGACCGCCATCGCCTGCGCCGGCAACTGCATGAGCTGCGCAAGCGCCCCGACGAGGCCAAGCTCGCGCAGTGGGTGGAGAAGGTCCAGGCGTCTTGCGCCCAGGTCACCGCGCGCCAGCACAGCGTGCCGCGCATCCGCTACGACGACAGCCTGCCGATTGCCGCCAAGCGCGACGAGATCAAAAAGGCATTGGCCGAAAACCAGGTCCTGGTGATTGCCGGTGAGACCGGTTCGGGCAAGACCACTCAGTTGCCCAAGATCTGCCTGGAGCTGGGCCGCGGCAGCCACGGCCTGATCGCCCACACTCAGCCACGGCGGATTGCGGCGCGCAGCGTTGCTGCCCGGGTGGCTGAAGAGCTGGGCACACCGCTGGGCGCCCTGGTCGGTTACCAGGTGCGGTTCGAGGACCAGAGCGACGCCAACACCTTGGTCAAGCTGATGACCGATGGCATCTTGTTGGCCGAAACCCAACATGACCGCTTCCTCGAGCGCTACGACACGATCATCGTCGACGAGGCGCACGAGCGCAGCCTGAACATCGATTTTCTGCTCGGCTACCTCAAGACCCTGCTGCATCGCCGCCCGGACCTGAAGCTGATCATCACGTCGGCGACCATCGACCTGGAGCGCTTCTCCAAGCATTTCGACGGGGCGCCGATCATCGAGGTGTCTGGTCGTACCTATCCGGTGGACACTTGGTATCGCCCGCTGACCAGCGAACAGGACGAAGAAGGCAACCAGGTCGAAGAGGACCTCACCGTCGACCAGGCCATCCTCGCCACCCTCGATGAGATCGCCCATCACGAGCGCGGCGAGGGCAAGGGCCCCGGCGACGTGCTGGTGTTCCTGCCGGGGGAGCGCGAGATTCGCGATGCCGCCGAAATCCTGCGCAAGGCCCAGTTGCGTCATACCGAGATCCTGCCGCTGTATGCGCGCCTGTCTCCGGCCGAGCAGCAGCGTATCTTCCAGTCGCATACCGGCCGGCGTGTGGTGCTGGCCACCAACGTGGCAGAAACCTCGCTGACCGTGCCCGGCATCCGTTATGTGATCGACACCGGTACTGCGCGCATCAGCCGCTACAGCTACCGTGCCAAGGTCCAGCGTTTGCCGATCGAAGCGGTGTCCCAGGCCAGCGCCAACCAGCGTAAAGGCCGTTGCGGCCGTGTCGAGCCGGGCATCTGCATTCGTCTTTACAGCGAAGAAGACTTCAACGGCCGGCCAGCCTTCACCGACCCCGAGATCCTGCGCACCAACCTGGCGGCGGTGATCCTGCAGATGCTGCACCTGCGTCTGGGCGCCATCGATGCCTTCCCGTTCATCGAGCCGCCCGATGGCAAGGCCATCAGCGACGGCTTCAACCTTCTGCAGGAGCTGTCGGCGGTCAACCGTGAAAACCAGCTGACGCCCTTGGGCCGTCAGCTGGCGCGCCTGCCGATCGACCCCCGGCTGGGCCGGATGCTGCTCGAAGGCGCTCGCCAGGGCAGCCTGCAGGAAGTGCTGATCGTCACCAGTGCATTGTCGGTGCAGGACCCCCGCGAGCGCCCGCCGGAGCGTCAGCAGGCGGCTGACCAGGCGCATGCGCAGTGGAAGGATGTGGATTCCGATTTCGCCGCGCTGGTCAACCTGTGGCGTGGCTTCGAGGAGCAGCGCCAGGCGCTGACGGCCAACCCGCTGCGTAACTGGTGCCGCAAGCATTTCCTCAACTATTTGCGTCTTCGCGAATGGCGCGACGCCCATCGTCAGTTGTCGCTGATCTGCCGTGACCTGCAGCTGACGGTCAACAAGGAACCGTCCGACTACCAGAAGATGCACAAAGCCATCCTCAGCGGGCTGCTCAGCCAGATCGGCCACAAGACCGAAGACGGCGACTACCAGGGTGCGCGTCAGCGGCGCTTCTGGGTACACCCTTCCTCGGGTATTGGCCGCAAGCGCCCGCAATGGGTGATGGCCGCCGAGCTGGTGGAGACCACGAAGCTGTATGCGCGCATGGTGGCCAAGATCGAGCCCGACTGGATCGAGCCGCTGGCGACTCACCTGGTCAAGAAGAACCACTTCGAACCGCACTGGGAGAAGAAGCGTGGGCAGGTGGTGGCCTACGAACAGATCACCCTGTACGGGTTGATCCTGGTCGGCCGCCGCCCAGTGCACTATGGCCCGATCGATCCGGTTACCTCGCGTGAACTGTTCATACGCGAAGGGCTGGTTGGCGGCGAGATCCAGTCGCGGGCCAAGTGCCTGGCCGCCAACAAACGCCTGCTTGAAGAGCTCGATGAGCTGGAAGCCAAGGCGCGCCGGCGCGACATTCTGGCGGATGAAGAAACCCTTTACGCCTTCTACGAAGCGCGCCTGCCAGCGGAGATCCACCAGACCGCGACCTTCGACAGCTGGTACCGCATGGGCAGCCAGAAGGACGCCAGCCTGCTGATCATGCGTGAGGAAGACGTGTTGGCCCGCGAGGCCAGCGAAGTCACGGCGGCGCAATACCCGGACAGCTTGCAGGTAGGCGAACTGCGCCTGCCGTTGAGCTACCACTTCGAACCGGGCCACCCCCGCGACGGTGTGACTGTGAGGGTACCTGCGCCGCTGCTGCCAAGCCTGCCGGGCGAGCGCCTGGAGTGGCTGGTGCCGGGCTTGCTCGAAGCCAAGTGCGTGGCGCTGGTGCGCAACCTGCCCAAGGCCTTGCGCAAGAACTTCGTACCGGTCCCGGACTTCGTCAAGGCGTCGCTGGCGCGCATGACGTTCGGCCAGGGTGCCTTGCCTCAGGCCTTGGGCCAGGAGCTGTTGCGCATGACCGGCGCCCGTGTGTCCGATGAGGCCTGGGCAGAGTCGGTAGGCCTGGTCGAAGGGCATCTGCGCATGAACATCGAGGTGGTCGATGGCCAGGGCAAGTTCCTCGGAGAGGGCCGCGACCTGGCCGAGTTGACCGCACGCTTTGCCGCCGCCAGCCAGGCAGCGCTGGCGGTGCCGCGCGAAGACAAGAGCGCGCAGCCGGTTCAGGCCAAGGCCTTCAGTGAGGTCAAGCAGACCGCCCAGCAGAAGATCGCCGGGCTGTCGATGACGGTGTACCCGGCGCTGGTGGAAGAGAGCGGCAGCGTGCGCGAAGGGCGTTTCTCGACCCAGGCCGAAGCCGAGTTCCAGCATCGCCGTGCTTTGCAGCGCCTGTTGCTGCAGCAGTTGGCCGAGCCTGCCAAGTTCTTGCGTGGCAAGCTCCCGGGGCTGACCGAACTGGGCTTGCTGTACCGCGAACTGGGCCGCGTCGAAGCGCTGGTGGAGGACATTCTGCTGGCCAGCCTCGATAGCTGCATCCTCGAAGGGGAGGCCACGCTACCGCGCGATGGCGCGGCATTGGCCGGGCTTGCCGAGCGCAAGCGGGGAAGCTGGGCGGAACACGCCGAGCGCCTGGCCCGCCAGACGCTGGAAGTGCTCAAACTCTGGCACGGCCTGCAAAAGCGCTTCAAAGGCAAGATCGACCTGAGCCAGGCGGTGGCGCTTAACGACATCAAGCAGCAGTTGGCCAACCTGGTGTATCCGGGCTTCGTGCGCGAGACGCCTGGGGTGTGGTTCAAGGAGCTGCCCCGTTATCTCAAAGCGGTGGAGTTGCGCCTTGAGAAGCTTGGCAGCCAGGTGCAGAAGGACCGGGTTTGGAGTGGCGAGCTGGCCAACCTCTGGGCCCAGTACAAGGCCCGTGCCGACAAGCATGCCCAGGAGGGCAAGCGCGACGCGCAGTTGACCTTGTACCGCTGGTTGCTGGAGGAATATCGGGTGTCGCTGTTTGCCCAGCAGTTGGGCACGAAAGTACCGATTTCTGACAAACGTCTCAGCAAACAGTGGTCTCAGGTAGAAGCCTAA
- a CDS encoding glutamine synthetase family protein, with amino-acid sequence MHFAPVEHAQRFLAENPDIELFELFILDANGVPRGKLLHREELLAVYQSGRPLPSTILGLTLNGDDVENSGLVWDVGDIDCRAYPLEGSLVRLPWRRVPTAAVQVSMHPSEGLPASVADPRHVLVRTIEALKADGYHPVMACELEFFLLDQQRDAQGRPQPALDNDGGRPRSTQVYGLRELEQIEPFLADLYAACKAQGIPARTAISEYAPGQVEITLEHGDALEAMDQAVRYKRLVKGVAHAHGMQACFMAKPFAQLAGTGMHMHLSLADSAGNNLFASQDKAGTPLLRQAVAGMLRHLRDALLLFCPNANSFRRFQANSYAPLAPTWGVDNRTVSLRVPGGPANSRHVEHRICGADANPYLAAAAILAASHCGIRERLDPGAPVEGNGYAQATEHLPTDWLTALDALERSAWAREALGKDFLGVYLKVKRAEYRQFMAEVSEQDWRWYLHQA; translated from the coding sequence ATGCACTTTGCACCCGTAGAACACGCCCAACGTTTCCTTGCCGAAAACCCCGATATCGAGCTGTTCGAACTGTTCATCCTCGACGCCAACGGTGTGCCGCGCGGCAAGCTGCTGCACCGCGAGGAACTGCTGGCGGTGTACCAGAGCGGCCGCCCGCTGCCCAGCACCATCCTGGGCCTGACCCTCAACGGCGATGACGTGGAAAACTCCGGGCTGGTCTGGGACGTCGGCGACATCGACTGTCGCGCCTACCCCTTGGAGGGCAGCCTGGTGCGCCTGCCGTGGCGCCGCGTGCCGACCGCCGCCGTGCAAGTCAGCATGCACCCCAGCGAAGGCCTGCCGGCCAGCGTCGCCGACCCACGCCATGTACTGGTACGCACGATCGAAGCGCTCAAGGCCGATGGCTACCACCCGGTGATGGCCTGCGAGCTGGAGTTCTTCCTGCTCGACCAGCAGCGTGACGCCCAGGGCCGTCCGCAACCGGCGTTGGACAACGACGGCGGCCGCCCGCGCAGCACCCAGGTCTATGGCCTGCGTGAGCTGGAGCAGATAGAGCCGTTTCTCGCCGACCTTTACGCGGCCTGCAAAGCCCAGGGCATCCCGGCCCGCACGGCGATTTCGGAGTACGCCCCCGGCCAGGTGGAAATTACCCTCGAGCATGGCGATGCCCTGGAAGCGATGGACCAGGCCGTGCGCTACAAGCGCCTGGTCAAAGGCGTGGCGCACGCCCACGGCATGCAGGCGTGCTTCATGGCCAAACCCTTCGCGCAGCTGGCCGGCACCGGCATGCACATGCACCTGAGCCTGGCCGACAGCGCCGGTAACAACCTGTTCGCCAGCCAGGACAAGGCCGGCACCCCGCTGCTGCGCCAAGCGGTTGCCGGCATGCTGCGCCACCTGCGCGACGCGCTGCTGCTGTTCTGCCCCAACGCCAACTCGTTCCGCCGCTTCCAGGCCAACAGCTATGCACCGCTGGCGCCAACCTGGGGTGTCGACAACCGCACGGTGAGCTTGCGCGTGCCCGGCGGGCCGGCCAACAGCCGCCATGTCGAACACCGGATCTGTGGCGCCGACGCCAATCCGTACCTGGCCGCCGCGGCGATTCTCGCGGCCAGCCACTGCGGCATCCGCGAACGACTCGACCCGGGCGCACCGGTCGAAGGCAACGGCTACGCCCAGGCCACCGAGCACCTGCCCACCGACTGGCTGACCGCCCTCGACGCCCTGGAGCGTTCGGCGTGGGCACGCGAAGCACTCGGCAAGGACTTCCTCGGGGTGTACTTGAAGGTCAAGCGCGCCGAGTACCGCCAGTTCATGGCCGAAGTCAGCGAACAGGACTGGCGCTGGTACCTGCACCAGGCCTGA